Below is a genomic region from Mucilaginibacter auburnensis.
GCATCGGGCCCGGGCGGACAATCAGTTAACACTACTTATTCTGCTGTGCGTTTAACTCACTTACCTACCGGTTTAGTAGCGCAATGCCAGGATCAGAAATCGCAGTTAAAAAACTTTGATAAAGCTTTACAGGTACTTCGCTCACGCGTATACGAGTTGGAATTACAAAAACACCTGGAAGAAGCATCAAAAAAACGCAAAACCATGGTGGCTACCGGCGACAGGTCGGCTAAGGTACGTACCTATAACTTCCCGCAGGGCCGCTTAACCGAGCACCGCATTGGCTTAACCATTTATAACCTGTCAGGCGTAATGAATGGCGATATATTGGAAGTAATGGAAGCACTTCAGTTTGCTGAAAATGCAGAGAAACTGAAAGAGGGAACGGTAGCTTAATAGATTTGCAAATGAGTGGATATGCAGATATGCAAGATGATTATCGTTTCACATCTGTATTCGCCCCTCTCCATTTTCGCACATCCGCTCATTTACAAATTTGCACATCTGCACATCCGCATCCCCTTTTCATGTTATTTTCATAAAGCCGTTTTACTTTAGCTGTTAATTTATTATACCTGTGTTCTGCATGGTCTATTTTCTCAGGAACGCCGGTTAGTTAATAACTTTTAACAGGCGTATTATGCTGGCTCTAAAAAATACATCGGCAAATAATTTAACGGTTTTCGGGCATGAAACCCGTTTAATGGGTAGCAATTTTGAGATAAGTGTTGTTGGCGAAAACCATGCCGTGGCAAACCAGCGCATTAACAGTGCTATTGCTGAGATAAATCGCGTTGAAAAGCTGTTAACTACTTTCGGCGAGGACAGTGAAATAAACCTTATTAACCGTAACGCCGGGATGCAACCTGTTAAAGTTAGCGGTGAAATATTTAGGTTAATAGAACGCTCCCTTAAAATAGCCGAACTTACCTACGGCACTTTTGATATTACCTACTACTCGGCTGATAAAATATTTATTGACAGTAATAACTCTGCTCCGTTAGCAACCATCCCCTACTCTGTTACTAAAACTAATTATCAGGCTGTGGTTGTTGACCCATATGCATGTACTGTATTTTTAAAAGAAAAGGGTATGCGTATCAGTCTGGCTGCTATTGCTAAAGGCTACGCTGCCGACAGGGCTAAATACCTGCTGCAAATGGAAGGTGTAAGTTCGGGTGTTATTACTTTTGATGGTGACATATTAACCTGGGGTATACAGCCTGATCTGGAACCATGGACCGCGGCAACAGCCCTTTCAGGCTTTAACAATCAGCAACTGGCAAATTTGGATATTAGTAACATGGCGCTGGCTACCGCTGTAAATAAACAAAAGCCCGCCAAGGTAAATAACGGTGGCGGCTTTATGGTTAGTGCTATAGAAAACATTTATGTATTAAGTCCTTCAGCCGAGTTTTCAAGCGCTTTAACGTCGCCGTTAATGGCCATGGGCATTAATGCCGGTTTATATTTAATGAATAAGTTGAACCAGGTTAGCTGCGTTATTACCGACGATCAAAACCGTGTTTATACTTCAAAAGGCATCAAAACAGCCTAAAGCTTTCTGCTTTGCTTTGTTAAACTATAAGGGTAAATTTAGCTCCAAAAATCTGCCGGTATTGAATAACCGCAGGCATTGTTATCCTTATTTTAACATTTTTTTACATTTTTCTATCGTTTAGTGATGAGGTGGTTTGTGTATATTGTGATACTTTTGCTTTTTGCACCAACCTTGTTGTGGTC
It encodes:
- a CDS encoding FAD:protein FMN transferase, giving the protein MLALKNTSANNLTVFGHETRLMGSNFEISVVGENHAVANQRINSAIAEINRVEKLLTTFGEDSEINLINRNAGMQPVKVSGEIFRLIERSLKIAELTYGTFDITYYSADKIFIDSNNSAPLATIPYSVTKTNYQAVVVDPYACTVFLKEKGMRISLAAIAKGYAADRAKYLLQMEGVSSGVITFDGDILTWGIQPDLEPWTAATALSGFNNQQLANLDISNMALATAVNKQKPAKVNNGGGFMVSAIENIYVLSPSAEFSSALTSPLMAMGINAGLYLMNKLNQVSCVITDDQNRVYTSKGIKTA